From Sporosarcina sp. Te-1, the proteins below share one genomic window:
- a CDS encoding TRAP transporter large permease — protein MMAFILFGLFFLLVMLRMPIAIALAVSSIAVLFTGSGMFGLELVADIMYSSVSKFTLLAIPFFILAGVIMEQAGISKRLIDFAQSLVGHRKSGIVFVTVLTAIFFAAISGSGPATVAAIGGILVPAMVKSGYKKETAGALVASSGAIGIIIPPSIAFIVFAVVAGDQIPVSIGRLFMAGVIPGLLLGLGFILAAMYVRWKQEKKEGPIEYVMKEKATGEEKLKAFTGALWGLLIPVIILGGIYGGFFTPTEAAVVAVFYGLFVGFFVYRELTIKKLYDILVASSVQTAVVMFIVSAASVYAYIITTEQIARQISEAMLSMSDNPVIILLLVNILLLIAGMFIDAISAYYIFIPILLPIMIAFNVDPTVFGVFMTVNLAIGLFTPPVGLNLFVAAGISKTTIGQISKGVVPFVVSSIIILLIITYIPQISTFLPDLLNIK, from the coding sequence ATGATGGCGTTTATTTTATTCGGATTATTTTTCCTGTTAGTCATGTTGCGGATGCCAATTGCCATCGCGCTTGCTGTGTCCTCTATAGCTGTTCTTTTTACAGGAAGCGGAATGTTTGGTCTTGAGTTAGTAGCTGACATCATGTATTCGAGTGTCTCCAAGTTCACATTGCTTGCGATTCCTTTCTTTATTTTGGCTGGAGTCATTATGGAACAAGCAGGCATCTCAAAGAGATTGATCGATTTCGCCCAGTCCTTGGTAGGACACCGTAAAAGCGGTATCGTTTTTGTAACGGTATTGACGGCGATTTTCTTCGCGGCCATTTCCGGTTCGGGTCCAGCGACTGTCGCTGCGATTGGAGGCATTCTTGTTCCGGCGATGGTGAAAAGCGGTTATAAAAAGGAGACCGCAGGTGCGTTAGTTGCGAGTTCCGGAGCCATTGGCATCATCATACCGCCAAGCATTGCGTTCATCGTTTTCGCTGTCGTGGCGGGCGATCAGATACCTGTTTCCATTGGCCGTTTATTCATGGCGGGTGTGATCCCGGGATTGCTATTGGGATTAGGTTTCATATTGGCTGCCATGTACGTCAGATGGAAACAAGAGAAGAAAGAAGGCCCGATTGAATATGTCATGAAGGAAAAGGCAACAGGCGAGGAAAAATTGAAAGCGTTTACAGGAGCTCTCTGGGGGCTTCTCATACCGGTCATCATTCTTGGCGGGATATACGGAGGCTTTTTCACACCGACCGAAGCTGCAGTCGTTGCTGTTTTCTATGGTCTGTTTGTTGGCTTCTTCGTCTATCGGGAATTAACCATTAAAAAGCTATATGACATCTTAGTTGCTTCATCCGTTCAGACTGCAGTTGTTATGTTCATTGTCAGTGCGGCTTCCGTTTATGCTTATATCATCACGACGGAACAGATTGCGAGACAGATTTCAGAAGCGATGCTTAGTATGTCGGATAACCCGGTCATCATCTTATTGCTCGTCAATATTTTGTTATTGATCGCAGGGATGTTCATTGATGCAATTTCCGCGTACTACATATTCATTCCGATTTTATTGCCAATCATGATCGCATTCAATGTCGATCCGACAGTGTTTGGCGTATTCATGACAGTCAACTTGGCAATCGGTTTGTTTACTCCTCCGGTCGGACTTAACTTGTTCGTGGCGGCAGGTATATCCAAAACGACGATCGGCCAGATTTCGAAAGGCGTGGTGCCTTTTGTCGTATCGTCGATTATCATTCTTTTAATAATAACGTATATCCCGCAGATTTCCACATTTCTGCCGGATCTATTGAATATTAAATAG
- a CDS encoding SDR family NAD(P)-dependent oxidoreductase — MRLKGQTAIITGAASGIGAESAIILSREGANVVLVDLNSCEKTIESIQNQAFDASVMECLGDIRDPEFVKATVARASDTFGELHILVNNAGTCGRLGIDTMTLDVWDRDMDTNVKAAFLFIQAIVYPHMVEQKYGRIINISSISGMNGGVISGQEDNNGRSGPAYSASKGAVIALTKWVAKELGIHGITCNSVAPGATLTGITTGVAYDVSQQAIKRMGTPKDIAEAVLYFASPESSYSTGQVLKVDGGYSFG, encoded by the coding sequence GTGAGATTAAAGGGACAAACAGCAATCATTACAGGCGCGGCCAGTGGAATTGGCGCGGAATCGGCCATTATTCTGTCAAGGGAAGGTGCCAATGTCGTTCTCGTCGATTTGAATTCCTGCGAGAAAACGATTGAATCAATTCAAAATCAAGCGTTCGATGCGAGCGTCATGGAATGTTTGGGGGACATCCGTGATCCTGAATTTGTGAAAGCGACGGTCGCCCGCGCTTCCGATACGTTTGGAGAACTTCATATTTTAGTGAACAATGCGGGGACATGCGGCAGACTCGGTATTGATACGATGACGCTTGATGTCTGGGATCGCGATATGGATACCAATGTGAAAGCCGCATTTCTTTTCATTCAAGCGATCGTCTATCCCCATATGGTGGAGCAGAAGTACGGCCGGATCATCAATATCAGTTCGATTTCCGGGATGAACGGCGGCGTCATTTCAGGCCAAGAGGACAATAACGGACGTTCTGGCCCTGCCTACTCCGCTTCAAAAGGGGCGGTCATCGCGTTAACCAAGTGGGTAGCAAAGGAACTTGGCATCCATGGAATCACATGTAACTCAGTTGCTCCAGGAGCTACGTTGACAGGAATAACAACAGGTGTGGCCTATGACGTGAGCCAGCAAGCGATTAAGCGCATGGGAACGCCAAAAGATATCGCAGAGGCCGTTTTGTATTTCGCTTCACCGGAATCGAGCTATTCAACAGGCCAAGTACTCAAAGTAGATGGAGGCTACAGCTTTGGATAA
- a CDS encoding PCC domain-containing protein has product MDNRVQAVLDKKTNRIAGRFMKGIDLFEGFKEVCRAYQVTAAQFQCIGSLDYATYVQLDRTKEGGLKYSEKIKTDTPIELLSGTGFIGLDAQGELEVHFHGMFIDCDKKIDGGHFIDGENPVAVTIEYMLFPLHEVALQRGSDEYWKLPVFQFAEKE; this is encoded by the coding sequence TTGGATAATCGGGTTCAAGCAGTATTAGATAAAAAGACGAATCGGATTGCCGGAAGATTCATGAAAGGGATCGATCTTTTTGAAGGATTCAAAGAAGTATGTCGTGCCTATCAAGTGACAGCGGCCCAATTCCAATGTATTGGGTCTCTCGATTATGCGACGTATGTCCAGTTGGATCGAACGAAGGAGGGCGGCCTGAAATATTCAGAAAAAATTAAGACGGACACGCCGATCGAGTTGCTGTCCGGCACGGGTTTTATCGGATTGGATGCGCAAGGTGAGTTGGAAGTCCATTTTCATGGAATGTTCATTGATTGTGATAAAAAAATTGATGGCGGTCATTTTATCGACGGAGAAAATCCAGTCGCCGTCACGATTGAATATATGCTGTTTCCGTTGCATGAAGTGGCCTTGCAGCGCGGCAGCGACGAATATTGGAAACTGCCTGTATTCCAATTTGCAGAGAAGGAGTGA
- a CDS encoding class I adenylate-forming enzyme family protein: protein METLGKLAVKSALANPNKLAVKDKDRSFTYKELLERAHALTAYFHHKGLQKGDRIGILMPNRLEHIELDVAVALGGFIKVPLNYRLHPKEHQYMLKDADVGLLIGDQALNDAIGIGTEVETLWVGSNYEEIIRSYIGFGFAEHVEEDDLFAIMYTSGTTGNPKGVMLSHRNMIAGAVSLALVCESDYDDIIGHVAPLTHGSNFLSHVAWLYGLSQVVFDTFEPEEFVNDLSREKVSIIFLVPTMVNLMIQHPNFDPAKLSTLKSINMAGSPIAASKLEQALKLTGPIFAETYGQVEAPMCITMMPKRELGSRLESCGRTGLFVDVKIVNEEGNELPDGEVGEIICKGSLVMKGYWNNEKATAETLQDGWLHTGDLGWKNPEGYVHIVDRKKDVIISGGVNIYPREVEEVLNMHPGVKETCVIGVPDEKWGENIVAYVVPNGAQLVTDEQLLSLCIDNMASFKKPKEIHIVEELPKSSYGKILKRELRNKHEEVKA from the coding sequence GTGGAAACGTTGGGTAAGCTCGCGGTGAAATCAGCGCTCGCCAATCCGAACAAGCTCGCTGTGAAAGATAAAGACCGTTCATTCACTTATAAAGAGTTATTGGAAAGAGCACATGCGCTAACCGCTTACTTTCATCACAAAGGGCTGCAGAAGGGCGACCGGATCGGCATTTTGATGCCGAACCGTCTGGAACATATCGAGTTGGATGTGGCAGTCGCGCTCGGAGGATTCATTAAAGTGCCGCTCAACTATCGACTCCATCCGAAAGAGCACCAATATATGCTCAAGGATGCAGATGTCGGCTTGTTAATAGGTGATCAAGCGCTCAACGATGCTATCGGAATCGGAACCGAAGTGGAGACGTTATGGGTTGGATCTAATTACGAAGAAATTATCCGATCTTACATCGGTTTTGGATTTGCAGAACATGTAGAGGAGGATGACCTGTTCGCCATCATGTATACATCCGGCACGACAGGCAATCCGAAGGGGGTCATGCTTTCTCATCGTAATATGATTGCCGGCGCCGTTTCGCTTGCGCTTGTATGCGAGTCAGATTATGACGATATTATCGGTCACGTGGCTCCGCTGACACACGGAAGCAATTTCCTTTCCCATGTTGCTTGGTTGTATGGATTGTCGCAAGTGGTATTCGATACATTCGAACCGGAGGAGTTCGTGAATGATTTGTCGAGGGAAAAAGTGTCCATCATCTTCCTCGTGCCTACAATGGTCAATTTGATGATCCAGCATCCGAATTTCGATCCTGCCAAACTATCGACATTAAAGAGCATCAATATGGCAGGTTCCCCGATCGCGGCAAGCAAGCTCGAGCAAGCATTGAAGCTGACAGGGCCCATTTTTGCAGAGACTTACGGGCAAGTTGAGGCTCCGATGTGTATTACGATGATGCCAAAAAGGGAACTGGGCTCCCGTCTCGAATCATGCGGTCGCACCGGTTTGTTTGTCGATGTGAAGATAGTGAATGAGGAAGGGAATGAACTGCCTGACGGTGAAGTGGGAGAAATCATTTGTAAAGGTTCGCTTGTTATGAAAGGCTACTGGAACAATGAAAAAGCGACAGCGGAAACTTTGCAGGATGGTTGGCTCCATACAGGTGATTTAGGCTGGAAGAATCCAGAAGGATATGTACACATCGTCGATCGGAAAAAAGACGTCATCATTTCGGGTGGCGTCAACATTTATCCTCGTGAAGTCGAAGAAGTGTTGAACATGCATCCAGGCGTGAAGGAAACATGTGTTATCGGGGTGCCGGATGAGAAATGGGGAGAGAATATCGTTGCCTATGTTGTTCCGAATGGCGCGCAACTAGTGACAGATGAACAGCTGCTCTCGCTATGCATTGACAATATGGCAAGCTTCAAAAAACCGAAGGAGATCCATATCGTCGAGGAATTGCCGAAAAGTTCCTACGGTAAAATATTGAAGCGTGAGCTGCGAAACAAGCATGAAGAGGTGAAAGCATGA
- a CDS encoding beta-ketoacyl synthase N-terminal-like domain-containing protein has product MTNVYVHGVGMTQFGTFVDRTMKDLLLDACIQALKEAGNPKVDAVYVGNFMGGSIYNQEILGAIVANELGLGFIPTAKVEGACASGGIAVRQGVIGIQSGEYETVLVAGVEKMKHASTADVTQAINAAMDNDSNEKRAGLTFPGFFGVLANRYFYETDASKKHLALVALKNRENAIHNPLAQFRKPATLEEIMEARMITNPLGLFDCSPMTDGAAAIVLSSKKSPVHVRASAQSSGPTQMQDADDLLSIPAIKESGRLAYEKAGVGPEDIDVVEIHDCFSMTEMLAIEELGFFRKREGWRAVEEGRTKVTGDKPVNTSGGLLSRGHPIGATGISQLYQLVHQLRGTAPNQVEGNPRLALSQNLGGTGSYSVVHILERV; this is encoded by the coding sequence ATGACGAATGTATATGTACACGGTGTGGGGATGACACAGTTCGGAACATTCGTCGACCGGACCATGAAGGACTTGCTGCTCGATGCTTGCATCCAAGCGTTGAAAGAAGCGGGAAATCCAAAGGTCGATGCCGTCTATGTTGGAAATTTCATGGGCGGTTCCATTTACAATCAAGAAATTCTTGGGGCGATTGTAGCGAATGAGCTGGGTCTCGGTTTCATTCCGACGGCCAAAGTCGAAGGGGCATGCGCTTCAGGAGGCATCGCTGTGCGGCAAGGCGTAATCGGCATCCAGAGCGGTGAGTATGAAACCGTATTGGTAGCTGGAGTAGAGAAGATGAAGCATGCGTCCACTGCGGATGTAACGCAGGCCATTAATGCGGCAATGGATAATGATTCAAATGAAAAAAGGGCAGGGCTCACTTTTCCTGGTTTCTTCGGTGTGCTCGCCAACCGATATTTTTATGAGACAGACGCCTCTAAAAAGCACCTCGCTTTGGTAGCGTTGAAAAATCGGGAAAATGCCATACACAACCCACTCGCCCAGTTTCGGAAACCTGCAACACTGGAAGAGATTATGGAAGCAAGAATGATTACAAACCCTCTTGGCCTGTTTGATTGCTCGCCCATGACAGATGGCGCTGCGGCAATCGTCCTGTCCAGTAAAAAGTCACCGGTCCACGTCCGAGCGTCCGCTCAAAGCTCCGGGCCAACGCAAATGCAGGACGCGGACGATTTATTATCCATTCCTGCCATCAAAGAATCAGGCCGGCTCGCATACGAAAAAGCGGGCGTCGGCCCAGAAGATATTGATGTTGTGGAAATCCACGATTGCTTTTCCATGACAGAGATGCTTGCAATCGAGGAACTCGGGTTCTTCCGGAAACGGGAGGGCTGGAGAGCGGTAGAGGAAGGCCGTACCAAAGTAACTGGTGACAAGCCGGTCAATACGAGTGGCGGCCTATTATCTCGAGGCCATCCAATTGGTGCGACTGGAATTTCCCAATTGTATCAACTCGTACATCAGTTGAGAGGAACCGCGCCAAATCAAGTAGAAGGCAATCCACGTCTTGCGTTGTCACAAAACTTAGGCGGAACGGGATCCTACTCCGTTGTGCATATTTTGGAGAGGGTGTGA
- a CDS encoding Zn-ribbon domain-containing OB-fold protein — translation MKIFACTNCDYHSVTSKYTCPKCQQGKLQETEVSASGTVYSFTDIHIAPAEFAHIAPYTVALIQLDEAPVKVTARMDAEVQIGDSVELKGLEEGAFIYTKAD, via the coding sequence ATGAAGATTTTTGCTTGCACGAATTGTGATTACCATAGCGTGACATCCAAGTATACTTGTCCAAAATGCCAACAGGGGAAGTTACAGGAGACTGAGGTTTCTGCCAGTGGGACTGTTTATAGTTTTACGGATATCCATATTGCTCCGGCTGAATTTGCGCATATTGCCCCCTATACAGTTGCTTTGATCCAACTGGATGAAGCTCCGGTCAAAGTGACAGCCAGGATGGACGCCGAAGTCCAGATCGGGGATTCAGTCGAGTTAAAAGGGTTGGAAGAGGGCGCATTTATCTATACAAAGGCAGATTAG
- a CDS encoding bile acid:sodium symporter family protein produces MKVIPLISRVISKYLPLWIVALSLMAYAFPNAFLSIRGLTGFGLGTIFLLMGLSLSTDKLVRVIKHPKYACLGVLFKWMIMVSVSIGIAYLFFRNEAEIATGIILAGSVPSGTSANIYTFIAGGEVAVSIAMATMDTFISPLFTPALVQFFAGKLIPIAFWPLFLNIIYIVFLPLLAGLFIQWKWPEPVGKVRPYTAVLSQLALFIVILSVVSNAQKPLQENLTILPIIFIAVTLQVAVPMVAGYIAARLCKAPEETARAILFHTGICNSALAATLAMEHVSSLAAVPAVANMVVNLTIGATVASLFENKFKIS; encoded by the coding sequence ATGAAAGTCATCCCTCTTATTTCGCGTGTCATATCAAAATATTTGCCGCTTTGGATCGTAGCCCTATCCTTAATGGCTTATGCATTTCCAAATGCATTCCTTTCCATTCGAGGCTTGACAGGATTCGGGCTAGGAACGATTTTCTTATTGATGGGATTGTCGTTATCGACGGACAAGCTGGTGCGAGTCATTAAGCATCCGAAATATGCATGCCTGGGCGTGCTGTTCAAATGGATGATCATGGTGTCCGTGTCTATTGGGATCGCTTATCTGTTTTTCAGAAATGAAGCAGAAATTGCAACAGGGATCATCTTGGCGGGAAGCGTTCCAAGTGGCACCTCTGCGAATATTTATACGTTCATTGCGGGCGGCGAAGTGGCAGTCAGCATCGCGATGGCGACGATGGACACATTCATTTCCCCGCTCTTTACACCGGCACTCGTCCAGTTCTTTGCAGGAAAGTTGATTCCGATCGCTTTTTGGCCATTGTTTCTCAATATTATCTATATCGTCTTTCTACCGCTTTTGGCGGGGCTGTTCATCCAGTGGAAATGGCCTGAACCGGTAGGGAAAGTCAGACCTTATACAGCTGTGCTATCTCAATTGGCCCTTTTCATTGTCATCTTGTCAGTCGTTTCGAACGCACAAAAACCATTGCAGGAGAACTTGACGATTTTACCGATCATTTTTATCGCAGTCACTCTGCAGGTTGCCGTTCCAATGGTGGCGGGCTATATCGCGGCTCGGCTATGCAAAGCACCGGAAGAGACCGCGCGTGCGATTTTATTCCATACAGGTATTTGCAATTCGGCTCTTGCAGCAACGCTTGCAATGGAACACGTCAGTTCCCTTGCGGCTGTCCCGGCCGTCGCCAATATGGTCGTCAATTTGACGATCGGAGCAACAGTTGCAAGCCTATTTGAGAATAAATTCAAAATCTCCTAA
- a CDS encoding DL-endopeptidase inhibitor IseA family protein, with the protein MKQKWWTLLFLICILLLLTACQGNKSVTPLSPIEAANLAAEWAAMEMTVLNGGFYEEGEYETFLYKGMNYRYLAGHIDSKKKLKAELRKSMTKKGAKRFIKENGIIFYKKRSAQPEAEVVSDLMWNVATVREVKVKKTKMVMELTIPIGETRTADKMKITYKYKKADGWRIDKVEK; encoded by the coding sequence TTGAAACAAAAATGGTGGACGTTGCTGTTCTTGATATGTATCTTATTACTGCTAACTGCCTGTCAAGGTAATAAGTCGGTTACTCCGTTATCTCCTATAGAAGCCGCCAATCTGGCTGCCGAATGGGCAGCCATGGAAATGACCGTACTAAACGGGGGCTTTTATGAGGAAGGGGAATACGAAACGTTTCTGTATAAAGGGATGAACTACCGTTATTTAGCAGGGCATATTGATTCAAAGAAAAAATTGAAGGCTGAACTTCGTAAGTCGATGACGAAAAAAGGAGCCAAACGGTTCATCAAAGAGAATGGAATTATCTTCTATAAAAAGAGATCGGCCCAACCAGAGGCGGAAGTCGTGAGCGACCTCATGTGGAACGTCGCGACGGTAAGGGAAGTGAAAGTGAAAAAGACGAAAATGGTTATGGAATTAACCATACCAATTGGGGAGACAAGAACAGCGGATAAAATGAAAATCACCTATAAATATAAGAAAGCAGATGGCTGGCGAATTGATAAAGTGGAAAAATAA
- the ilvD gene encoding dihydroxy-acid dehydratase, whose product MRSDMIKKGVDRAPHRSLLYATGIKTKDLEKPFIGVCNSYIDIIPGHKHLNHFAEIVKEAIREAGGIPFEFNTIGVDDGIAMGHIGMRYSLPSRELIADSAETVINAHWFDGVFYIPNCDKITPGMLMAAVRTNVPSVFVSGGPMEAGVSSTGAPLSLTSVFEGVGAYKSGKMSAEELLDIETNACPTCGSCSGMFTANSMNCLMEMLGLALPGNGTIVATSDERHKLIKEAAKHLIRMVKEDVKPRDIVTKEAIDDAFALDMAMGGSTNTVLHTLAIAHEAEIEYSVQDINKVAERVPYLAKIMPASDISMDDIFKAGGVSAIINELTKIPGAIHPERITVTGKTIGEDVKDHHITNEQVIRTKDNPYSPVGGLSVLFGNIAPDGGVIKVGAVDPSIKEFVGEAIVFESQEAAQENIDNGTVREGHVVVIRYEGPKGGPGMPEMLAPTSAIQGRGLGTKVALITDGRFSGASRGISIGHISPEAAEGGPIALVEDGDIIAIDLTNRTIELKVSDEELAERKTKLQPFEPKIKKGYLARYSKLVTSASTGGVMKI is encoded by the coding sequence ATGAGAAGTGACATGATAAAAAAAGGCGTCGATCGGGCACCACATCGTAGTTTACTATATGCAACCGGTATTAAAACGAAGGATTTGGAAAAACCTTTCATCGGCGTCTGTAATTCATATATTGATATTATTCCGGGCCATAAACATCTGAACCATTTTGCAGAAATCGTCAAAGAGGCCATTCGGGAGGCGGGAGGCATTCCGTTCGAATTCAACACGATCGGAGTCGATGACGGGATTGCAATGGGACATATTGGAATGCGCTATTCACTGCCGTCCCGTGAACTAATTGCGGATTCCGCGGAGACGGTCATTAACGCCCATTGGTTTGATGGAGTCTTTTATATTCCAAACTGCGATAAAATTACGCCAGGCATGTTAATGGCTGCAGTTCGCACAAACGTCCCGTCCGTTTTCGTATCAGGCGGTCCGATGGAAGCAGGCGTCTCATCGACAGGAGCGCCACTCTCCCTCACATCCGTCTTTGAAGGTGTAGGGGCATATAAATCAGGAAAAATGTCAGCGGAAGAACTGCTCGACATCGAAACAAATGCATGTCCGACATGCGGATCATGTTCCGGAATGTTCACAGCCAATTCGATGAACTGCCTGATGGAAATGCTTGGATTGGCATTGCCGGGGAACGGCACGATCGTCGCGACGTCCGATGAGCGCCACAAGCTCATTAAAGAGGCGGCAAAGCATCTGATCCGAATGGTAAAGGAAGATGTTAAACCTCGCGATATCGTTACGAAGGAAGCAATCGATGATGCATTCGCGCTAGACATGGCGATGGGTGGATCAACGAATACGGTTTTACATACGTTGGCTATCGCCCATGAAGCGGAAATTGAATATAGTGTACAGGATATTAACAAAGTAGCAGAACGGGTTCCTTATTTAGCTAAGATTATGCCAGCTTCCGATATATCGATGGATGATATTTTTAAAGCAGGCGGTGTCAGCGCAATTATTAACGAGCTGACGAAAATACCAGGAGCTATCCATCCGGAGCGGATTACCGTGACAGGCAAGACAATTGGAGAAGACGTCAAAGATCATCACATTACAAATGAACAAGTCATCCGGACGAAAGACAATCCGTACAGCCCAGTCGGAGGACTCTCCGTTTTGTTTGGAAACATTGCACCGGATGGCGGGGTTATCAAGGTTGGAGCGGTGGACCCGTCGATTAAGGAATTTGTCGGGGAAGCCATCGTATTTGAATCTCAAGAGGCTGCCCAAGAAAACATCGACAATGGCACTGTCCGCGAAGGGCATGTGGTCGTCATCCGGTACGAGGGACCGAAAGGCGGTCCTGGAATGCCAGAGATGCTCGCACCGACTTCTGCTATCCAAGGACGCGGACTGGGAACGAAAGTCGCACTCATCACCGACGGACGTTTTTCCGGAGCATCACGGGGCATCTCTATTGGCCATATTTCACCGGAAGCGGCAGAAGGGGGCCCGATCGCATTAGTCGAAGATGGAGACATCATTGCGATCGACTTGACGAACCGGACCATCGAATTGAAAGTATCGGATGAGGAATTGGCGGAGCGCAAAACAAAGCTTCAGCCATTCGAACCAAAAATCAAAAAAGGCTACTTAGCCAGATATTCAAAGCTTGTTACTTCCGCAAGTACAGGCGGCGTCATGAAAATCTAA
- the ilvB gene encoding acetolactate synthase large subunit: protein MSAEVQTKQAVLEPMPTMEEQQTTRPADGSAVLIQALKDQGVEVIFGYPGGAVLPIYDALYKDPIPHVLARHEQGAIHAAEGYARVSGKPGVVIATSGPGATNLVTGITDAMMDSLPLVVFTGQVASSVIGTDAFQEADIIGITQPITKHNYQVRDVADLPRIIKEAFHIASTGRRGPVVVDIPKNVATEVFTTPESFDVEVDLPGYQPTTNPNYLQIQKAVHALTHAKKPLILAGAGILHAQAMDELQGFVEKHRIPVTNTLLGLGSIPGDHELFLGMAGMHGTYTANMALSECDVLLNIGARFDDRLTGNLNTFATNAKVIHIDIDPAEIGKNVPTEIPIVADAKEALKALLAADMYSPETEEWINALSEKTEDFPLWYKEDDSALLPQQAIQIIHRLTKGDAIVTTDVGQHQMWTAQYYALNNPDHWVTSGGLGTMGFGFPAAIGAQFAKPDARVVAIVGDAGFQMTAQELSLLQEFRIPVKVVILNNGALGMVRQWQETFYNERYSQSLIPVQPDFVKLAEAYDIKGYRIESPAEAEAVFAEALLSDEPVLIDCRVKQQENVYPMVAPGKGLHEMIGVSGE, encoded by the coding sequence ATGAGTGCTGAAGTTCAAACGAAGCAAGCTGTTTTGGAACCAATGCCGACCATGGAAGAGCAGCAGACAACGAGACCGGCGGATGGATCAGCGGTCCTAATTCAGGCGTTGAAGGACCAAGGTGTCGAAGTCATTTTCGGTTACCCAGGGGGGGCCGTCCTACCGATTTATGACGCATTGTATAAGGATCCGATTCCACATGTGCTTGCCCGTCATGAACAGGGAGCCATCCATGCGGCAGAAGGGTATGCGAGAGTATCCGGAAAGCCCGGCGTCGTCATCGCGACATCTGGACCTGGCGCCACCAACTTGGTAACAGGAATTACGGATGCGATGATGGATTCCTTGCCACTAGTAGTCTTTACCGGCCAAGTCGCAAGCTCCGTCATCGGTACAGACGCTTTTCAAGAGGCGGATATTATCGGAATCACACAACCGATCACAAAACATAACTATCAAGTGCGGGACGTGGCGGACTTACCAAGAATTATCAAAGAAGCGTTCCATATCGCATCGACAGGGCGCAGAGGTCCGGTTGTAGTCGATATCCCGAAAAATGTGGCGACCGAAGTGTTCACTACACCAGAGTCATTTGATGTGGAAGTGGATCTCCCAGGATACCAGCCGACGACGAATCCTAACTACTTGCAAATACAAAAAGCGGTGCACGCGCTGACTCATGCGAAAAAACCGCTCATCCTGGCAGGCGCGGGCATCCTGCACGCTCAAGCGATGGATGAACTACAGGGATTTGTGGAGAAGCACCGTATCCCGGTGACCAATACACTTCTCGGGTTAGGCAGCATTCCAGGTGATCATGAGCTGTTCCTTGGAATGGCGGGCATGCATGGAACGTACACGGCTAACATGGCACTCAGCGAATGCGATGTGCTCTTGAACATCGGAGCCCGGTTCGACGATCGGTTGACCGGTAACCTCAACACTTTCGCAACAAATGCAAAAGTGATCCATATTGATATCGACCCTGCCGAAATCGGCAAAAATGTCCCGACAGAGATTCCGATCGTTGCGGATGCAAAGGAAGCGTTGAAAGCTTTGCTTGCTGCGGATATGTACTCACCGGAGACGGAAGAATGGATCAATGCACTGAGTGAAAAGACCGAAGATTTCCCATTGTGGTACAAGGAAGATGATTCTGCTTTATTGCCGCAGCAAGCGATACAGATCATCCACCGCCTGACGAAGGGGGATGCGATCGTCACAACAGATGTGGGTCAGCATCAGATGTGGACAGCGCAATATTATGCGTTAAATAATCCGGATCATTGGGTCACATCAGGAGGACTTGGAACAATGGGCTTCGGATTCCCAGCAGCCATCGGAGCGCAATTCGCCAAGCCGGATGCCCGTGTCGTCGCGATTGTCGGTGATGCCGGGTTCCAAATGACTGCGCAGGAACTGTCGCTTCTTCAAGAGTTCCGTATTCCGGTTAAGGTCGTTATCTTGAACAATGGAGCACTAGGCATGGTCCGTCAGTGGCAGGAAACATTCTATAACGAACGGTATTCCCAATCGTTGATTCCTGTGCAGCCGGATTTTGTAAAGTTGGCGGAAGCGTACGATATTAAAGGGTATCGCATCGAGTCGCCGGCAGAGGCGGAAGCGGTGTTTGCGGAAGCATTGCTTTCAGATGAGCCTGTCTTAATCGACTGCCGGGTGAAGCAACAGGAAAATGTCTATCCAATGGTCGCTCCTGGAAAAGGACTACACGAAATGATAGGAGTGAGTGGCGAATGA